The sequence CGGGACCTTCCCGTCGTCTACGACGTGTCCTCGATCGATGATTCCGACACCGATATGCAGGCCGCGATCCTCCTGGCCTGCTGGTCGGCAGGATTTGGAACGGTCAACATCGCGAACGCTTTAGCGGATGCCGGCTTGGAACCACGCCGGCACTACCTGGTCGTGCTCGACGAGCTGTGGCGGGCGCTGCGCGCCGGCCAGGGCATGGTCGACCGTGTGGACGCGCTCACCCGGCTCAACCGGCAGCGCGGTGTCGGGCTGGCAATGATTTCACACACAATGAGTGACCTCCTCGCACTCCCCACAGAATCGGAACGGATGAAGGCCCGCGGATTCGTTGAGCGCTCCGGCATGGTCATCGCCGGAGGCCTCCCCGGCGCTGAAATGCCCATGCTCACCAGCGCGGTACCGCTCTCCCGCGCCGAACAGGAACTGCTCACATCATGGCAAGACCCCGGCGCCTGGGACTCCGGATCAGGCCGCGAGTCCGAACCTCCCGGCCGCGGCAAATTCCTCATCAAAGTCGGCGGACACCCCGGCATCCCACTCAAAGTCGAACTGATCGAATCTGAACGCGCGATCAACGACACCAACAAGCTCTGGCACGCTCAGGCACCTTTCCCAGAGCCAGACGAATCAAACCCCGTCATCGGACTCGAAGACGCGGCGAAGGTCGCGCACGAGTTCGATACAGAAAGTCACAGCGCCGCGATCGAAGAAGAAGGCGCAGCGTGAGCGCATCGAACCGGCGGAACCAAAATGGAATCGACGGGCAAACGATCCTCCTGATCGTCGCCCTCGCACTCGTCACTGTGACGCTGAGCACGATCTGGCTGGCCGTGACGTGGGGATCACAACTGGACGGGGTAAACCCCGGCCTCACATCAGACCCGTTCGTCCTGTTCTTCGGGCTCCTCCGCGGCAATTTTCGCTGGCCCGCATCCGGCACCTGGATCCTCGTGGGCACACTCGCCGGCGTGGTCGTGCTCGCCGTCCTCCTGGCTGTGGCCATCACGCGCGCGCGACGTCGACGCAGCAACGTCGACGGGGCGGCCACGCACATGGGCAAGGGCCGTGACCTGCACGCCCTCTCTGCCACCGGCGCCAAAGCGACAGCGCAGCGCCTCGGCATCACCGACTGGCTCGGCGTGCCCATCGGCATCACCGTGGCGGGTCGGCGGAAACTCTACGGATCCCCTGAGGATATGCACGTGGATATCTGGGGCCCCCGCACCGGAAAATCAACGAGCCGCGCCATTCCCGCCATCTTGTCGGCTCCCGGCGCCGTTCTCACGACCTCGAACAAGCGCGACGTGCTCGATGCCACCCGCGACGTGCGCGCGGCGAACGGCAGCCACGTGTGGGCCTTCGACCCGCAACGCATCGCGCTCGAGGAACCAACCTGGTGGTGGAACCCCCTCAGCTACGTCACCGACGACGTGAAGGCAGCGAAGTTGGCCGAACACTTCGCCACCGGTTCCCGTGCCGGCGACGCACGCGCCGACCCCTATTTCGACAACGCCGGCCAAGACCTCCTGGCCGGCTTCCTCCTCGCCGCCGCCGTCGAAGGACTCTCGATCACGAAGGTATTCACCTGGACGACAACACCGGGCGATGAGGCACCCGTCGATATCCTGCGTGCCCACGGATACGACCAAATGGCCGACGCCGTCGATGGCCAGGTCAACGGTGAGGCCCGCCGACGCGACAGCGTATACGGCACCGCAGCACAGATGGCATCGTGCCTGAAGGTCCGCGCGATCGCGCAGTGGGTGACCCCGTTGGGCGGCAACATGGCCTCCGATCGACGACCCCAGTTCGACCCACACACATTCGTGCGCAGCAACGACACCCTGTACAGCCTGTCGAAGGAAGGCAAGGGCACCGCCGGGCCGCTCGTCACCGCGCTCACCGCGGCAACCGTCGAAGCCGCCGAAGAACTGGCCACCACACAGCCAGGCGGACGTCTCACGACGCCCCTGCTCGGCGTTCTCGACGAAGCGGCAAACGTGTGCCGCTGGCACGGCCTCCCCGACTTGTACTCGCACTACGGCTCGCGCGGAATAATCCTGATGACCATTCTGCAATCGTGGTCACAGGGCGTTGAAGTGTGGGGACGGGACGGCATGCGCAAGCTCTGGTCGGCATCCAACATCGCCGTCTACGGTGGCGGTGTGAAGGAGCCGGAATTCCTGGGCGAGCTATCCCAGCTGATCGGCGACTACGACAAACACACACTCTCCACAAGCGTCGGCCGCGGCCAACGGTCAACCTCTCACCAAGTGCAGCGCGAGCGCACGTTGGACGTCGCGGATCTCGGAGCAATGCCGCGCGGCCGCGCTGTCGTCTTTGCCTCAGGCGCCCCCGCCACATTGATCGAAACCGTGCCCTGGATGAAAGGACCACACGCTGACGCCGTGCGGGCCTCCATTGCTGCGCACGACCCCGCCAGCCGCCCCCTCGCCGCTACACCACCGGAGCGCCGGCTGCTACCGGACGGTGGCGCCCAAGCGTGGTTGGACGCCGCTCCGAGACAGGAGGACGAGCTGTGAGCGAATTTGATGATTTCCGCGAGGACGAGAATGCCAACGAAACTGAGCCGGCAGAGGAGACCCCCCAGTTGTTCTACGGCTCGTCTGACGAGTTCGTGCGAGAACGCCTCATCCACATGTACGCCCGTCGCGTCGGGCCCGGTAACGCTAGTTTCCGGTGGGCGGCCGACTGGTGGAACTACCCGGAAGCATTGGCACGGATCGACGCTCTCTGGCGCGCGTGGGAGCACCTAAGACTCGACGCCGCAACCGGCTCAAGTGTCTGGTGGATCGAGCACGCCGATCACCACATGCCCATCCTGATGAGTACCGAAGGGCCATTCGCGAAGTCGGAGGACGCGAACAAGGCGGGCGAGCCTCTGCCCTACACCGTGCCGCCCGCGGGTCTCTTCCCCGATATGCGCCTCGGCTGACCTCTACTCAGCCTCAATTCGACGCTCGAATCTGGGGCCGGCTGCGGCGGCGGACGAAGAAGGGGCCGCACATGTGCGGCCCCTTCTTCGTTGTGCTCAGTTCAACAGCTCGACCTCGTACGTCTTCCTCAGCAGCGAGTCGCGCGGGTGCCCGCCAACGTCGCTCCATACCTTGATGAACTTGCCCTCTTCGTCGACGTAGTTCACTTCAACGTTCTCCCAATTGGGAAGTTTGTTCCCTTTCACGTACAAGTTCACGCGATCACCTTCCCGAAGCCGAGACCAGTCCGCTACGAAGTTCAGCCTCATCGGGATAGCCCTCCTCGGGCGCGCTGCGGCACAGCGCTCTTGCTTTTGTTGCGGACCTTGGCAGCCTTGCCTGTCGTCGATGCGATTGCCTCGCGTGGATGCTTAGCGTTCTCCCCGTCAGCGAGGATGCGCGCCGCGATCGTTGCCTGTGCGATGCCTTTGCTCTCCAGGCTGCTCGCGAATCTTTCACGACGTTCGGAGCTGTCGTACTGCTGCGCTCCCTGGTCGTTCTCGGCGGCGCCGACCCGGTCTAGGTCGGCCGCCGTTCGCGCTGCTGGGCTGTCAAGCGATTCGCCGGCCTGTCTCCAGTCGGCGTCGCGCCGGGAAAATTCGCTCGCGTCTGCAATGTCGGCTCCATCGAAATCACCGGTGTTCCAGTCCTTTGCGGCCCACTCCTGAGCCTCGCGCTCGTGCCGGTCGATCTGGGCAAGGAGCATCTGACTGGCGGTGAGTTCTTTTCCCGCCTTCGAACGCTCGGATGCCGCATCTGCACGGTCCCGTTCTGCCTGCGCCAGGGCCGCGGCGACGGCGTCGGCGTCGGCTCCTGGTGCGTCGGCGTCGATTCCGTAGCGCGTCTGAACCTCGCTCTTGATTCTGTCGGCGGCGTTCCTGGCCCGGTCATCGAAGTCGCGCCAGGCGGTCGCGGTTTCGTGCACGTCGGCTATGTTCTGCGGGCTCGCCTGGTTCCACCATTCGGCCTGCTCCACGGGTGCGAGGCTTGCCCGGGCGGCTCCACGCTCGGCCTCGAACCGTGTTGAGAGTTCGCGGGCTTCCTGCACCGCATCAGCCTCGCGCTGGCGTGCGGTCTGTTCCCGCAACCGGGAGATGCGTTCTCCGAACTGTGAAGCGATGGTGAGTGCGACACGCAACGAGTCGTCGAACGTCTCGCCTACACCGTCTGTTTCCTCGGCCATAGTCCTACTCCTTCTACTCTCTGCCCCGGCCGTCACGCTCACGAGGCGTGGCTGGTGTCTTGGGCTTGCTGGAATGCAACGTGTTCGGCACTGGCGAGCCGCTTCCGGGTGCTGCCAGTCCCTCGGTGGCACGACGCATGACATCAGGGACCGCAGTCGTTTGCGTACGTGAAGCGGGATGAGCGTCCGTGCTCGGAACCGCGGGCAGACGTTCGCTGACCGCCGCGAACTGGTTGCGCATCATCGCCGTGACTTGCTCCGCCCGGCGGGCGTCACCGACCGCGGTGTGCATATCGAGGATCGCGACGGACATCCGACCGAGCTGGCGGAGCATGATGGCCTGGGCCATGCTCTCCTGGCCGCCGGCTACCGCCGCCGCCTGCATGAGGATCATCGCCGCGTTCGCACCTGAACCCAGATGCACGGGCTTGGGCCGTGACTGGTGTGCTCGAAGGTGAGCCGACCTGGCTAGCTCTCGCGAGGCCTGGGCGAGGGGCCCTGGTGTCACCTCAACGCGCTGCGACCACGCAGCGAAGACGCCGGAAGTCTCTCGCGCGACGTGGGCCCACGTGGCCCGGTCGGTCACGGGTACGTCGCGCAACTGCTTACGCAGCTGCCCAATTTCGTCGCTGTACTGCTGCCACATTTCCGGCGCCGGAGTCATCTCTTCTCGGCCCGGCGCAACAGGTCGATACTGCCACGGGTTCTTCGCCGTGGCCCGCCACTCGTCAACGGCGCCCTGCGCTCCCTCGGGGCTGTCAGGCCATCCCTCGCGAAGGCGCGGCAAGGTCAGGTCACGAGCAAGCCGCCCACCTCCATACCAAATCGGTTTCTCACCTGCACGCGGACGGACGGCAACGGAGTAGCCGGCAACGACGTCGTCGCGCCCCGCGGCGTAGCGGGGCCGGATGAGCACTCCCCCGCGTCGGAGGCGGCGAACAAACTCGCCCTCATCGACCGACGCCGTCGCGGCGGCCCGCACGGTGCGTTCCATCTTGTGAGCGTCGACCTCGACGGAGTGGGTGCGTGTGGCGCGTTCTCGCTCGGCGGGCTTGACGCCGCGCTCTCCAATTCCTTGGCTACGGCTCTCCAACAGCTCCAGCCCATACTCACGCTCCAGGTCCCGGCACACGTCCTGAGCCTTCCGAAAATCATTATGCGTGGACGCTTTAGTGCCATCCTCACGAACCAGCGACACAGCGATGTGCACGTGGTCGTTACCGTTCGTCGACAACCCATGGCGGACAGCCACCCAACGACAAGGCGCTTTACCGCTGGTCTCGGTGAAGCCCATCCGGTTAGCGAAATCCTCTGCGATCGCCCCCCACTTCTCATCGGAAAGCTGACCCTCTTCCGCGCGCAGCGAGAGCGAACAGTGCCACACGTCCCCGGCAACACGCTTGCTCGTAACCTCACCCGTAACCGGGTCTGAGTCCTTCACCGTACGCAACACGTCGACCTCGAACGCGCGCCTCGGAGCGTCAAGGCTCCGAGCAATCAACAGAGCCGAATCGCGATCCAGCACGCTGTACCCGTGCTGAGCCATGATCGCGGAATCGCCCGCAACGAGGTGCTGTTCCTCATGTTCGTTCGAACGGCCCCCGCCAGCGAGGTAAACCATGAGGCCACCCATCGCGCCGCCCCGGCGAATGTTGGGCATCATGACTCGGCCAACCTATCGATGACGTTCTCAACCTTGCCCGCCAGCGCACGGTACTCCGCGACAACAGCCCCCGCATCGGCGGGGAATTGGCCCTCCGTGTTCGCATACCTGGCGAGCTGATTGACGTTGTTCGACACAGTGGCCATCAGCCGGGTGAGAGTGAAGAGCTCAGCAATCGCCTTCTTACGATCCGTATTCGTCTCGATGTTGGCGTTCAAAGCGGACTCAAACAAAAACCGCGGAACCGTGACATCGGCAACGACAGCCCGGGCCCGCAACTGAGCATCCTCATCCGGCGTGACGTAGACGCGGTAACTCTTCTCGCGCCCACCCTCGACGTTCGCACGACGCTGCCGGCCGAACAGCCGACGCTCGCTCTTCTCAGCCATCGTGTTCGCCTCCCCCGGCCCAGCGCAGCGACCCCGAAACCTCGGGGACCATACGTCAAGTATGCCAATTCGGGCGCGCCGCGTCCAGAATTGGAAGCCATTTACCACCGGTAAATGTATAGCTTGCTCCAAATCGGCGTCGCCGATACGGGACGTTTCCGCTCAGCTCGTCAGAGTACAACAACGCCTGAGGCTCGCTCTCGTGAGGCGTACACCGTGCCTGTAATCTCAGGAGCCTGAGCGACGCGAATGTGAAACCAGAAGATGCAGCCGCCCGAGCGCGGGCAATTATCGAAGTGAACGTGGACACGCGCGTAGAAGCGGTACGAGTACTCGCGGACGCCGGCAAAGAGTACGACATCGCAGACCAACAACTGAAGCTGGCAACCCTCGCTCACGAACACGCATGGAGTGCCACGCTAGCCTCCGGATGGAGCGAAAAAGACCTACACGCTACAGGTGTTAAAGCACCCGGCCAGTCCGCCCCGAAGGCACGCAAACGACGCACCACTCCCCCGGTCACGACTCCAAACACTGAGGTGTAGCCTCCGGCTCCTTTCTGAAACGAAGAAGCCCCCGCCGAGCCCAGCTCAACGGGGCTTCTTCGTACAACTCCGTTGCCTTTTCGGCTGTTTATCGTACGCACCATTCCTCTCTCGGCAAGGGCTTTCGCGGCATATCCTCACTCGCTGCGCTCCCTCCGGTATTCCACGGTCCCTTGCCAATTCACCCCTGACGCTGTAAATCGGCGTGCGCCAAAAGGCAATGGGGTTATGAGAGAGGACCACACCATGATTGAACCGCTCACCGTGTACACGCTGCCGAACTGTGTCCAGTGCACGATGACCAAACGAGCGCTCGACGCCGCCGGCCTGCCATATACCGTGATCGACCTCACAACCGACGCGCGAGCCCTCGACCTGATGAAACAGTTCGGCTACACCTCAGCGCCCATCGTCGTAACCCGCGTCGTCTCCTGGTCAGGATTCCGACCCGACTGGATCGCCAAGATCACGGCGGCGCGCGACCACCCCTCCCTCACCAGCAAGTAGGAGCCCCGGCGATGGACTTCACCACCGTGCAAACAACACTGCCCATCAACGACACAGAGCACCTGGCACGAGCCCGAAAAGTCGCCGAACGCCTCAACAACCTTCGGGCCCACGGACGCTACGGCTACACCCTCGCAAATACACTCACCATCACAAAGGACCAGGCCAAATGACCACAGCAACCTACACATCACCGACGTCACCCCTGATGACACCGGACCAAACGAGCGCCGCCCTGGGCATCACACGTGCAGAACTCAGCGCCTTGCGACACGGCAACGCCGGACCCAACTTCCACGGCATCGACTTAGGCCTCATCCGCTACAACACGGCAGACGTCGTGCGGTGGAGAGCATCACGAGCCTTGGCAGAAACGCGTCCGACGGCCACCGCTGCCTGACTCAATTCGAGCCCCGATAGATAGGGGTCGAATCGGTCTACCGGGAAAGCCCGGAATCCCGGTTCGTCCGCGGCGACGTTCGTCGCGGACGACCGCTGGCAGTGCCATCCAGGGCACGCTTGGCAGTCAGGGCAACCCGCTCATCGAGCAATGCGGAGCCAATCGACAGCCGAACGTGCACATTAATTTTCTCCGGTGACGGCTTGCTCGCATCCACAACCTGGTAACGCTCGAACCGAGTCACATGGCCGTTCTCTTTGGCCAACCGTGTCGCGGCATCCAAACAAGTCGAGTGCTCTGCACCGTTCGGGAAAAGTGACTCAGGATATGCCGACGGCACCCACCGGCCGCCGAGTTCAGAA comes from Cryobacterium sp. GrIS_2_6 and encodes:
- the mobC gene encoding plasmid mobilization relaxosome protein MobC — its product is MAEKSERRLFGRQRRANVEGGREKSYRVYVTPDEDAQLRARAVVADVTVPRFLFESALNANIETNTDRKKAIAELFTLTRLMATVSNNVNQLARYANTEGQFPADAGAVVAEYRALAGKVENVIDRLAES
- a CDS encoding glutaredoxin domain-containing protein; this encodes MIEPLTVYTLPNCVQCTMTKRALDAAGLPYTVIDLTTDARALDLMKQFGYTSAPIVVTRVVSWSGFRPDWIAKITAARDHPSLTSK
- a CDS encoding TraM recognition domain-containing protein, with product MSASNRRNQNGIDGQTILLIVALALVTVTLSTIWLAVTWGSQLDGVNPGLTSDPFVLFFGLLRGNFRWPASGTWILVGTLAGVVVLAVLLAVAITRARRRRSNVDGAATHMGKGRDLHALSATGAKATAQRLGITDWLGVPIGITVAGRRKLYGSPEDMHVDIWGPRTGKSTSRAIPAILSAPGAVLTTSNKRDVLDATRDVRAANGSHVWAFDPQRIALEEPTWWWNPLSYVTDDVKAAKLAEHFATGSRAGDARADPYFDNAGQDLLAGFLLAAAVEGLSITKVFTWTTTPGDEAPVDILRAHGYDQMADAVDGQVNGEARRRDSVYGTAAQMASCLKVRAIAQWVTPLGGNMASDRRPQFDPHTFVRSNDTLYSLSKEGKGTAGPLVTALTAATVEAAEELATTQPGGRLTTPLLGVLDEAANVCRWHGLPDLYSHYGSRGIILMTILQSWSQGVEVWGRDGMRKLWSASNIAVYGGGVKEPEFLGELSQLIGDYDKHTLSTSVGRGQRSTSHQVQRERTLDVADLGAMPRGRAVVFASGAPATLIETVPWMKGPHADAVRASIAAHDPASRPLAATPPERRLLPDGGAQAWLDAAPRQEDEL
- a CDS encoding ATP/GTP-binding protein; amino-acid sequence: MHPFSVGTGTPMIGVPLGLQLFTGATVCADPISWFQDAGLISNPSVFVLGLPGLGKSTLVRRMAAGGAGLGNLPLVLGDLKPDYVDMIRALGGQVITLGRGRGHLNILDPGEATAAAERLRRAGKEKERQMVLADAHGRRQTMVSALLTILRKEPPSAREESIIDRALTVLDERNEGVPVLGDLLRVIQEAPSEVRAVALDRGDDEQYKRITEELEASLISLTTGGRLGEVFSHHTDVPMRRDLPVVYDVSSIDDSDTDMQAAILLACWSAGFGTVNIANALADAGLEPRRHYLVVLDELWRALRAGQGMVDRVDALTRLNRQRGVGLAMISHTMSDLLALPTESERMKARGFVERSGMVIAGGLPGAEMPMLTSAVPLSRAEQELLTSWQDPGAWDSGSGRESEPPGRGKFLIKVGGHPGIPLKVELIESERAINDTNKLWHAQAPFPEPDESNPVIGLEDAAKVAHEFDTESHSAAIEEEGAA
- a CDS encoding DUF4913 domain-containing protein, giving the protein MSEFDDFREDENANETEPAEETPQLFYGSSDEFVRERLIHMYARRVGPGNASFRWAADWWNYPEALARIDALWRAWEHLRLDAATGSSVWWIEHADHHMPILMSTEGPFAKSEDANKAGEPLPYTVPPAGLFPDMRLG
- a CDS encoding relaxase/mobilization nuclease domain-containing protein yields the protein MMPNIRRGGAMGGLMVYLAGGGRSNEHEEQHLVAGDSAIMAQHGYSVLDRDSALLIARSLDAPRRAFEVDVLRTVKDSDPVTGEVTSKRVAGDVWHCSLSLRAEEGQLSDEKWGAIAEDFANRMGFTETSGKAPCRWVAVRHGLSTNGNDHVHIAVSLVREDGTKASTHNDFRKAQDVCRDLEREYGLELLESRSQGIGERGVKPAERERATRTHSVEVDAHKMERTVRAAATASVDEGEFVRRLRRGGVLIRPRYAAGRDDVVAGYSVAVRPRAGEKPIWYGGGRLARDLTLPRLREGWPDSPEGAQGAVDEWRATAKNPWQYRPVAPGREEMTPAPEMWQQYSDEIGQLRKQLRDVPVTDRATWAHVARETSGVFAAWSQRVEVTPGPLAQASRELARSAHLRAHQSRPKPVHLGSGANAAMILMQAAAVAGGQESMAQAIMLRQLGRMSVAILDMHTAVGDARRAEQVTAMMRNQFAAVSERLPAVPSTDAHPASRTQTTAVPDVMRRATEGLAAPGSGSPVPNTLHSSKPKTPATPRERDGRGRE